Proteins co-encoded in one Streptomyces sp. JH34 genomic window:
- a CDS encoding DUF6343 family protein has translation MRTGSEPSTARSPLRMRLWLSLWGMIWAALGLAAFVATGRVGWATACGVLLVVTVTDLCVVVRHLRQGPHYQPGRDVPPYEPDRGGRGRERR, from the coding sequence ATGCGTACCGGAAGTGAACCGTCCACCGCACGCAGCCCCCTGCGGATGCGACTCTGGCTCAGTCTATGGGGCATGATCTGGGCCGCACTGGGGCTGGCGGCCTTCGTGGCGACCGGACGCGTCGGCTGGGCGACGGCCTGCGGGGTGCTGCTGGTGGTCACTGTGACGGACCTCTGCGTCGTCGTCCGGCATCTGCGGCAGGGGCCGCACTACCAGCCGGGCCGGGACGTGCCCCCGTACGAACCGGACCGGGGAGGGCGGGGCCGGGAACGCCGCTGA
- a CDS encoding ADP-ribosylglycohydrolase family protein yields the protein MARGTAAWGDAVARRSRVRGALLGGAVGDQLGNPVEFLSLDGIRRGHGERGVRGPVPDADGVVGRITDDTQMTLFTVEGLIRAHARAAATGSAGAETEFVRNAYLRWLDTQNHPAPPRRGGDDPVRTGWLRQQPWLYARRAPGNACLTGLAARHVPDPRGPLALPGPVNPQSKGCGTVMRSAPFGLTGADAATAFGLAARCALITHGHPTGAYAAGALAAIVTHLLEGDSPAGAVLRAMDLLGRHPGHDETTAALRAAVDLAALGRPTAERVESLGAGWVAEEALAIAVYCALVLPGADDVAEALLLSVNHSGDSDSTGAVCGNLLGAHHGDVRLPASWLAVTEGRSVIAEIADDLCVELEQPVSWPNVRYPQC from the coding sequence ATGGCACGGGGAACAGCGGCCTGGGGTGACGCCGTCGCCCGCAGGTCCAGGGTGCGGGGCGCGCTGCTGGGCGGCGCGGTCGGGGACCAACTGGGCAACCCGGTCGAGTTCCTCTCCCTGGACGGGATCCGCCGGGGCCACGGGGAGCGGGGTGTACGCGGCCCCGTCCCGGACGCCGACGGGGTCGTCGGACGGATCACGGACGACACCCAGATGACGCTCTTCACGGTCGAAGGGCTGATCAGGGCCCACGCCCGGGCAGCCGCCACCGGTAGCGCGGGAGCGGAGACCGAGTTCGTCCGCAACGCCTACCTGCGCTGGCTGGACACCCAGAATCACCCCGCACCGCCCCGGCGCGGAGGGGACGACCCTGTACGGACCGGCTGGCTCAGGCAGCAGCCCTGGCTGTACGCGCGCCGTGCGCCCGGCAACGCGTGCCTCACGGGGCTGGCCGCCCGCCACGTTCCGGATCCCCGTGGGCCGCTCGCCCTGCCGGGCCCCGTCAATCCGCAGTCCAAGGGCTGCGGCACGGTGATGAGGTCGGCCCCCTTCGGCCTCACCGGCGCGGACGCGGCCACCGCCTTCGGACTGGCCGCCCGGTGCGCCCTGATCACCCACGGCCACCCGACCGGTGCCTACGCGGCGGGCGCGCTCGCCGCGATCGTCACGCATCTGCTGGAGGGCGACTCGCCGGCGGGCGCCGTCCTGCGCGCCATGGACCTGCTGGGCCGCCACCCGGGTCATGACGAGACGACGGCAGCCCTGCGTGCGGCGGTCGATCTCGCGGCGCTCGGGCGTCCCACGGCAGAGCGGGTCGAGTCCCTCGGCGCGGGCTGGGTCGCCGAGGAGGCGCTCGCGATCGCCGTGTACTGCGCCCTCGTGCTCCCCGGGGCCGACGACGTCGCCGAGGCACTGCTGCTCTCCGTCAACCACTCCGGCGACAGCGACTCCACGGGCGCGGTCTGCGGCAACCTGCTCGGCGCGCACCACGGGGACGTACGGCTGCCGGCCTCCTGGCTGGCCGTCACGGAGGGACGGTCCGTGATCGCCGAGATCGCCGACGACCTGTGCGTGGAGCTGGAGCAGCCGGTGTCGTGGCCGAACGTCCGCTACCCACAGTGCTGA
- a CDS encoding class I SAM-dependent methyltransferase, whose translation MSGQLVREGYTGTGPGSITPDGCAVELYARLSVGTEPEVIGSVLRPGASVLELGCGAGRVTHPLVARGFEVTAVDESPGMLERVRGARTVRSPIETLDLGAARFDAVVLGSFLVHSGDHRVREGLLRTCRTYVKDDGLVLVQREGADYHSDLPREREDPDAGCVIRILSADPVGDGVDEVRAEYVFEDARWTQTFRSRELSVERFEAYLEEAGLAVDRYLTPDGVWALARPRQR comes from the coding sequence ATGAGCGGACAACTGGTACGTGAGGGATACACGGGGACGGGGCCAGGCTCGATCACACCGGACGGGTGCGCGGTCGAGTTGTACGCCCGCCTGTCTGTCGGCACCGAGCCCGAGGTGATCGGGTCCGTGCTGCGACCGGGTGCGAGCGTGCTCGAACTGGGCTGCGGCGCCGGCCGGGTGACGCACCCTCTGGTCGCCCGGGGCTTCGAGGTGACCGCGGTCGACGAGTCGCCAGGGATGCTGGAACGGGTGCGCGGAGCCCGCACGGTCCGGAGCCCCATCGAGACCCTGGACCTCGGTGCGGCGCGGTTCGACGCGGTCGTGCTCGGATCGTTCCTGGTGCACTCGGGCGATCACCGGGTCAGGGAGGGGCTGCTCAGGACCTGTCGCACGTACGTGAAGGACGACGGCCTCGTCCTCGTCCAGCGGGAGGGCGCCGACTACCACTCCGACCTGCCCCGGGAGCGGGAGGACCCCGACGCGGGCTGCGTCATCCGGATCCTCTCGGCGGACCCGGTCGGCGACGGGGTGGACGAGGTGCGCGCGGAGTACGTCTTCGAGGACGCCCGCTGGACCCAGACCTTCCGGTCGCGCGAGCTGTCCGTGGAGCGGTTCGAGGCGTACCTGGAGGAGGCGGGACTCGCCGTCGACCGCTACCTGACCCCGGACGGTGTCTGGGCGCTGGCTCGCCCCCGACAGCGGTGA
- a CDS encoding SPFH domain-containing protein, translating into MVQALLVALVVVLSAGLVYAMAAARVVKQYERGVVLRLGRLHDEVRSPGFTMIVPGVDRLRKVNMQIVTMPVPAQDGITRDNVTVRVDAVIYFKVVDPASAVIQVEDYRFAVSQMAQTSLRSIIGKSDLDDLLSDREKLNQGLELMIDSPAVGWGVQIDRVEIKDVSLPETMKRSMARQAEADRERRARVINADAELQASKKLAQAAQQMSTQPAALQLRLLQTVVAVAAEKNSTLVLPFPVELLRFLERAQQGPPAVAGQAQDGSGQQAPEGRQAPEGPAEPSPADQASPMDPAVVDPAVTAQTFTDQPLPDAPLTDGEPGPDRIAPGAGADGVPEFDPESVPEFDPEPSGHHRGNPFTHH; encoded by the coding sequence ATGGTCCAGGCGTTGTTGGTCGCGTTGGTGGTCGTGCTCTCGGCCGGTCTGGTGTACGCCATGGCCGCGGCCCGGGTGGTCAAGCAGTACGAACGGGGTGTGGTGCTCCGGCTCGGCCGGCTCCACGACGAGGTGCGCTCCCCGGGGTTCACCATGATCGTCCCGGGTGTCGACCGGCTCCGTAAGGTGAACATGCAGATCGTGACGATGCCCGTGCCCGCCCAGGACGGGATCACGCGCGACAACGTCACGGTGCGCGTGGACGCCGTCATCTACTTCAAGGTCGTGGACCCCGCGAGCGCGGTGATCCAGGTCGAGGACTACCGCTTCGCGGTCTCCCAGATGGCGCAGACCTCCCTGCGGTCGATCATCGGCAAGAGTGATCTGGACGATCTGCTCTCCGACCGCGAGAAGCTCAACCAGGGCCTCGAGCTGATGATCGACAGCCCCGCGGTGGGTTGGGGCGTGCAGATCGACCGGGTCGAGATCAAGGACGTCTCGCTCCCGGAGACGATGAAGCGGTCCATGGCCCGGCAGGCCGAGGCCGACCGTGAGCGGCGCGCGCGGGTCATCAACGCCGACGCGGAGCTGCAGGCGTCGAAGAAGCTCGCCCAGGCCGCGCAGCAGATGTCCACGCAGCCGGCGGCGCTGCAGCTGCGACTGCTGCAGACGGTCGTCGCGGTCGCCGCCGAGAAGAACTCCACGCTGGTCCTGCCCTTCCCCGTGGAGCTGCTCCGCTTCCTGGAGCGCGCCCAGCAGGGGCCGCCGGCCGTCGCCGGGCAGGCGCAGGACGGGTCCGGGCAACAGGCCCCGGAAGGGCGGCAGGCCCCGGAAGGACCCGCGGAGCCGTCCCCCGCCGACCAGGCGTCCCCCATGGACCCGGCGGTCGTGGATCCCGCGGTCACGGCGCAGACCTTCACGGACCAGCCGCTCCCGGACGCCCCTCTCACGGACGGGGAGCCGGGTCCGGACCGGATCGCGCCGGGCGCCGGTGCGGACGGAGTGCCGGAGTTCGACCCGGAGTCGGTCCCGGAGTTCGATCCGGAGCCGTCCGGCCACCACCGAGGCAACCCGTTCACCCACCACTGA